The following nucleotide sequence is from bacterium.
CACGGCCTTCGTGCTCACCCTGCCCCTGGAGGACCCTGATGCCCGAGAGCCGAAGTTCCGGACGGCTGCTCGTCGTTGAGGACGAAGGCATCACCGCGATCGACACCGGAGACCTGCTGCGCGGTCTCGGCTACGAGATCGCGGGCGTCGCCTACTCCGGGGAGGACGCGATCCGCCGCGCCGACGAGCTGCGTCCCGACCTCGTCCTGATGGACATCCGTCTCCGCGGCGCGATGGACGGCGTGGCCGCGGCCCGCGCCATCCACACGCGCTTCGGCATCCCGGTGGTCTTCGCGACCGCCTACGCCGACGACGCCACGCTCGCCCGCGCCCGGCTCGCCGAGCCGTTCGGCTACGTCCTGAAGCCGTTCCACGAGCGCGAGCTGCGCTCCACCGTGGAGGTGGCGCTCTTCAAGCACCGCATGGAGCGCCAGCGCGCCGACGTCCTCGCGATGCTGAGCCACGACATCCGCAATCCCCTCGGCGTCATCCTCGCCTACAGCGAGATGCTGGCCGAGGAGCTCGCCCGCGGTCCGGGCCCGCAGGCCGAGGATCTCGTGCGCCGCGTGACGGCGACCGCGCGCGCAATCCACGGGCTGCTGACGAACTATCTCGACGCCTCGCGCATCGAGACCGGACGCCTCTGCCTCGCCCGCGACGCCGTCGCGGTGAACGAGGTCGTGGCGCGGGTCTGCCAGCAATACGACACGGAGGCCCGGCGTCGCGGGGTGTCGCTGGTGATGCAGCTCGCGCCGTCGCTTCCGCCGGCGGCTGCCGACGGCGTTGCCTGCGAGCGGATCGTCACGAATCTGCTCCACAACGCCCTCAAGTTCACGCCGCGCGCCGGTGCGGTGACCCTCCGCTCGACGCTGCGCGCGGGGATGCTCACGATCGAGGTGGCCGACACCGGCCCCGGCATCCCGGCGTCACGGCTGCCGCACCTCTTCGATCGCTACCAGCAGACCGCCGCCGCCCGCGACGGCGGCGGCACCGGTCTCGGCCTCTTCATCGTGAAGACGCTGGCCGAGGCGCAGGGCGGTCGCGTCGGGGTCGACAGCGCTCCGGGACGGGGAACCTGCTTCACGTTGTCCCTGCCCCTCGCATCGGGCGCCGCCGCCGCCGCGGGGGATTAGGTCAGCCGCAGTACCCAGCGCACGCGGTCGTGACGCTGGAAACCGCGCCGCGCGTACAGATTCGCGGCGCGCGCATGGTCGGCCGTCACCTCGAGGTCGAGCGCACGGGCGCCGCGCCGCTGCGCCTCGGCGACGACCGCGTCGAGCAGGCGCGCGCCGATGCCGCCGCCGCGGTGCGCGGGCTCGATGTACAGCTCGTCGAGCCACATGGCGGTGCCGCCGTGCTCGACGGTCCAGGTCTGCGACATGACCGCGAGGCCGATCGGCGCGCCGTCGCGCAGGGCCAGCAGGATGGCGCCGCGCTCCTCGCGGGCGAGCATGCCGTCGATGGCCTTCTCGAGCTGCGGGCGCGGAGCCGGGATGTCGTGCTCCGCGAGCTGCGCGGCGAGGAGCCGCACGGCGGCCTCGCGGTCGCCCGCCGTCGCGCGACGGATCTCGAGCGCCTCGCCCATGGGCTCGCCGGTGCCGGGCACGGCATCCGGCGTTACAGCATGCCGGCG
It contains:
- a CDS encoding response regulator; translated protein: MPESRSSGRLLVVEDEGITAIDTGDLLRGLGYEIAGVAYSGEDAIRRADELRPDLVLMDIRLRGAMDGVAAARAIHTRFGIPVVFATAYADDATLARARLAEPFGYVLKPFHERELRSTVEVALFKHRMERQRADVLAMLSHDIRNPLGVILAYSEMLAEELARGPGPQAEDLVRRVTATARAIHGLLTNYLDASRIETGRLCLARDAVAVNEVVARVCQQYDTEARRRGVSLVMQLAPSLPPAAADGVACERIVTNLLHNALKFTPRAGAVTLRSTLRAGMLTIEVADTGPGIPASRLPHLFDRYQQTAAARDGGGTGLGLFIVKTLAEAQGGRVGVDSAPGRGTCFTLSLPLASGAAAAAGD
- a CDS encoding GNAT family N-acetyltransferase gives rise to the protein MPGTGEPMGEALEIRRATAGDREAAVRLLAAQLAEHDIPAPRPQLEKAIDGMLAREERGAILLALRDGAPIGLAVMSQTWTVEHGGTAMWLDELYIEPAHRGGGIGARLLDAVVAEAQRRGARALDLEVTADHARAANLYARRGFQRHDRVRWVLRLT